The window GCTACTGCTGGTTTGTTGGTGTTATTAGCTGTCATATCTTAATTTTTTTAATATGGTATTTTCTGATCCTGATTCTTTTCTGATGGTGGCTGCGTTTTTAGCGTATCTTTCCTGGCGGCTAACTTTTTGGCCAGTTTGTTATTTGCCATATCTTCGGCCAGTACCCGGTTGGCATCCACAATACCGGTTTGGCTATCTTTTTTAAGCGTAGTAGCTTCGTGTCCGTACTTGCTTTTAGGAAACTTGTCGTTAAACTGATCGGCATAGGTTATGGCCTGCTCAAAACGTTCAACCTGTTTGGTTTCAAAGCTATGGTTGGCGTATTCATACTGCGCTTTTATGGTAAGGTACTCAATTTCCTCGCCATATTTAGTATCCGGGTAATCGCGTAGTACATTATTAAAAGCAATAACTGCCGATTGATAATCGCTGATGGTTAAATATAACTTCGCGTTTTCATAAGCTTTTTGCTCCAGTTTATCGCGCAGGTTTTGTATCAGCTTACTTGCCTCGGTAACACGGTCGCTTTTTGGGTAAAGGTTAATAAACAACTGTAACGTTTCAATAGCCTTTAACGTGTTTTCTTGGTCGAGCGAGTAAGTAGGCGAATCAAGGTAGTAGCAATAGGCTGAAAAGAAACGGCATTCCTCGGCCCTTGGGCTCGATGGGTAAGTATCGGCAAAAGTTTTAAAATGAAACCTTGCAGATGTATAATCCTTTAGCTTATAGTTGGTGAAGGCATAGTAATAAAACAAGTCTTCGGCAGCGCTGCGGCCACGATAGCGTTCAACCAGCACATCAAACAAACCCAGCGCTTTTTCGTACTCCTGTTTATTATAGTACTTAATAGCTTCCTGGTATTTTTTGGCGTAATCGTTACTTGCTTTTAACTTTTCGTATTTGCTTTTACAACTTCCCAGTGTTATAATCAACAGGGCTAAAACACAGGCGAATAACGTTAGTTGTTTTTTAAACATTTTGCAAAGATAGGTGATTAATGTAAATCAGTCAATTATTTATTTAGGTGCTAATATATAACGTGTTTGGTGCTCCTTTTATACATCTTACAGGCATTTAACATCTTTTAACTTATGTTAGTTTTATAGCGTGCTTGCATGGGCATAAAGCAACGGTTTTTGTATGGTATACAACCAGGGTAAACGCGTCAAAATAGTTAACGGCGAAAAACTGTTATTTGATAATAGCTAAACGGAATAAGCTTATGGCGTGGGGAAGGTACGGGCATTGAGCGATACCTTGTCTTAATTGCCTGATCGTGGTTAAATGATGGAGATACCCAAGTGACCTGTATTGGCCAACAACAGGCGCAAATATTTGGATGCGCCTGAATTGCACACTCGGTTTAATGTTAACCATGATTAAATGTAAAGTATTGGTTTTTATGTATTTATAGATATTTTACCTGAAATGTGTTAAGTTATGTTAACCCAATCAGATGCGTTTGATCAGGGTATAAAACTCAGTAAAGCTGATTTTGCTATAATTATTGTTAGCTTGGTTTTAAATGGGCTTTGGCAAACACCCTGCCTTTTTTATTGTTTAAAAAAATATGAAGGTTTTACTTGCCGGTGCTAATGGTTACATAGGAACAAGACTTATCCCGGTTTTGCTGGAGAAAGGTCACGATGTAATTTGCCTGGTGCGCGATAAGCGCCGCTTTCATGAGCATAGCGATTTTAGTAAACGGGTTACCCTGATTAACGGCGATTTGCTAAAGGAGGCGGATATTGAAGCTTTCCCCGACGATATTGATGCCGCTTATTACCTGGTTCATTCCATGTCGCAGGCGCAGGACTTTGCAGCTTTGGAAGTGTTATCGGCTTATAATTTTATCCAGGCCCTTGATAAAACCAATTGCAGGCAAACCATATTTTTAAGCGGTATTACCAACGATGAAAACCTGAGCCGGCACCTTGAATCGCGCAGGCATGTAGAGGATGTATTAAAGGAAGGCAAGGCCGCGCTTACGGTGTTAAGGGCAGCCATCATTATAGGTTCGGGCAGCGCATCGTTCGAAATCATCCGCGACCTTACCGAGAAACTGCTTATCATGACGGTTCCGCGCTGGGTAAATACCCGTTGCCAGCCCATTGCCATCGGCGATGTGTTGGGCTACCTTGAAGCGGTAATGCTTAACCCAAAAACATTTAACAAAACATTTGATATTGGTGGCCCTGATATTTTATCGTTTAAAGATATGATGCTGGTGTATGCCAAAGTGCGTAAGCTTAAACGGCGTATATTTATTATACCGTTCCTGTCGCCAAAAATCTCGTCGTACTGGCTTTACTTTGTAACCTCCACCAGCTATACCCTTGCCCAAAGCCTGGTAAACAGTATGAAGAATGAAACCATCATGAAGGACCATGCCATTGACGATATTGTACCGCGCAAATGCCTTACTTATGAAGAGGCGTTGAACCTGGCCTTTGTAAAAATCGAGCAAAATTCGATAGTATCCAGTTGGAAGGATGCCCTGAATATGGGCTACCTTAACACCAGCTTCATGGACCAGATAAAGGTGCCCCAAAACGGTACGCTTGAGTATAAAGTAAAAGTGCCCTTTGAGCGCGATAGCCAGGATGTGTTTACCAATTTTATGTCGGTAGGGGGCAACAGGGGCTGGTACTATTGGGACTGGATTTGGAACCTGCGCGGTTTTCTTGATAAATTATTCGGCGGGGTGGGCTCGCGCCGCGGCCGTACCAGCAGCATTAATATAGCGCCGGGCGATGTGATAGATTTTTGGAGGGTATTATTAGCCGATAAGGAGAACAAACGCCTTTTACTATATGCCGAAATGAAGCTGCCAGGTGAGGCCTGGCTTGAATTTAAAATAATTGAACGCAATGGCACTAAAAATCTGAGCCAGGTAGCTACCTTTAGGCCCAGCGGCCTTTGGGGCAGGTTGTACTGGTACGCCATGTGGCCATTCCACCTGTTTATTTTCAACGGCATGGCCAAAGAGATTGTACACTATGGAGAAGTTCATTAGTTCACTGGTTGATTAGTTCATTGGTCTTTTCTGGCGGTTGATGGGGGTATCGGGTTTGGTTGGTGGCAGCAAATCAAAATTAGCTATATTACTAAACTAACGATCATATAAGAACTAATGAACTCTTCACCAATGAACTAATGAACCAGTGAACCAATGAACATATTAATAACAGGCGGCTCGGGAGGCTTAGGTAAGCGGTTAAGTAAGCATTTGTTGGGCAAAGGCTACCAGGTAAGTGTACTGAGCCGGACACCGGGTGGCGACAATAACGTTAAAACCTTTTTGTGGGATGTAAATAAAGGCACTATTGATGAGCATTGTATTGATGGCGTTGATACTATTATTCACCTGGCAGGTGCCGGTATTGCCGATAAACGCTGGACCGATAAACGGAAAAAAGAAATAGTTGAAAGTCGTACTAAATCGATAGCGCTTATTTATGGCCTGATGAAAAACAGGGCCAATAAGGTTGCAACGGTCATATCCGCTTCGGGCATTGGCTATTATAACGATAGGGGCGATGAGCTGCTGACAGAAACTAGCGCACCTACCAATGGTTTTATATCTCAATGTTGTGTTGAGTGGGAAGCTGCTGTTAACGAAGGCGAAAAGTTGGGACTGCGGATATTGAAATTCCGTACCGGCGTGGTTTTGGATAAAGATGCAGGGGCATTACCAATGTTGGCCTTGCCTGTAAAATTGTATGTTGGCTCGCCCATAGGCAGCGGTAAACAATGGATCCCCTGGGTTCATTGGCAGGATGTAATTGACATGTACCTTTTCGGCATCGAAAATGAAGGCTTGAAGGGCGTGTACAATATGGTGGCGCCAAACCCGGTTACCAATGCGCAAATGGTACAAGCTGTGGCCCGTCGGCTGCGTAAACCACTATGGGCTCCCAGGGTTCCGGCGTTTTTACTGAAATTATTATTGGGCGAAATGAGTTCGCTGGTTTTGGGAAGTACCAAAGTATCGGCACAAAAAATTACGGATGCAGGCTTCAGTTTTAAATACCCCGAAGTAGCTGATGCATTAAAAGAAATTTATGGATAATAACACACCCGTTACCATCTTTTGGTTCCGGCGCGATTTGCGTTTAAATGACAATGCCGGGTTGTACCGGGCGTTAAAAAGTGGCAACCCGGTTTTGCCCGTATTTATTTTTGATCGGGAGATACTGGACAACCTGGAAGATAAAAACGATGCAAGGGTAACTTTCATTTATAATACCATCGAAGAACTGCGCAGCCAATTACATCAAAACGGCAGCAGTTTACTGGTGGTGTATGATAAAGCAGCAAATGCCTGGGACAAGATCATCAAAGAATATCACGTTGCGGCAGTATATACCAACCATGACTATGAACCCTACGCTACGAAACGCGATGACGTTGTAAAGGAGAAACTAAAGCTGCACGGAATCGACTTCCATACTTTTAAAGACCAGGTAATTTTTGAGAAGGACGAAGTTACCAAGGATGATGGTAAGCCTTACGCCGTTTACACGCCTTATCAGCGCAAATGGTACGCAACGCTTAAACCATTTTACTTAAAAAGCTATCCAACCGAAAAATACTTCGGCAAGTTGGTAAAAATCCATCAGCTGCCGTTGCCGTCATTAAATGAAATGGGTTTTGTGAAAAGTGAAGCACATTTTCCCGGCCAGGAATACAAAGAGGTAATTGGCGACTACGCAGAAAAGCGCGATTTTCCTGCTACCAAAGGTACTTCGCACATTGGCTTACACCTTCGTTTTGGCACGGTAAGCATTCGTGAGCTGGCTAAAACAGCGCATGGCTATCACAACAAAACGTGGCTGAACGAGTTGATATGGCGGGAATTTTATATGATGATACTGCACCATTTTCCGCATACCATGGATCATGCTTTCAGGCCCGAATACGACCGGATTAAATGGGTAAATGATGAAGACCAGTTTAAAGCCTGGTGCGAAGGACAAACAGGCTATCCTATTATTGACGCGGGTATGCGTGAGTTAAATGCAACCGGCTTTATGCACAACCGGGTGCGCATGATAGTAGCCAGCTTTTTAACCAAAGATTTGTTGATTGACTGGCGCTGG is drawn from Mucilaginibacter ginsenosidivorax and contains these coding sequences:
- a CDS encoding outer membrane protein assembly factor BamD, which translates into the protein MFKKQLTLFACVLALLIITLGSCKSKYEKLKASNDYAKKYQEAIKYYNKQEYEKALGLFDVLVERYRGRSAAEDLFYYYAFTNYKLKDYTSARFHFKTFADTYPSSPRAEECRFFSAYCYYLDSPTYSLDQENTLKAIETLQLFINLYPKSDRVTEASKLIQNLRDKLEQKAYENAKLYLTISDYQSAVIAFNNVLRDYPDTKYGEEIEYLTIKAQYEYANHSFETKQVERFEQAITYADQFNDKFPKSKYGHEATTLKKDSQTGIVDANRVLAEDMANNKLAKKLAARKDTLKTQPPSEKNQDQKIPY
- a CDS encoding SDR family oxidoreductase, with protein sequence MKVLLAGANGYIGTRLIPVLLEKGHDVICLVRDKRRFHEHSDFSKRVTLINGDLLKEADIEAFPDDIDAAYYLVHSMSQAQDFAALEVLSAYNFIQALDKTNCRQTIFLSGITNDENLSRHLESRRHVEDVLKEGKAALTVLRAAIIIGSGSASFEIIRDLTEKLLIMTVPRWVNTRCQPIAIGDVLGYLEAVMLNPKTFNKTFDIGGPDILSFKDMMLVYAKVRKLKRRIFIIPFLSPKISSYWLYFVTSTSYTLAQSLVNSMKNETIMKDHAIDDIVPRKCLTYEEALNLAFVKIEQNSIVSSWKDALNMGYLNTSFMDQIKVPQNGTLEYKVKVPFERDSQDVFTNFMSVGGNRGWYYWDWIWNLRGFLDKLFGGVGSRRGRTSSINIAPGDVIDFWRVLLADKENKRLLLYAEMKLPGEAWLEFKIIERNGTKNLSQVATFRPSGLWGRLYWYAMWPFHLFIFNGMAKEIVHYGEVH
- a CDS encoding TIGR01777 family oxidoreductase produces the protein MNILITGGSGGLGKRLSKHLLGKGYQVSVLSRTPGGDNNVKTFLWDVNKGTIDEHCIDGVDTIIHLAGAGIADKRWTDKRKKEIVESRTKSIALIYGLMKNRANKVATVISASGIGYYNDRGDELLTETSAPTNGFISQCCVEWEAAVNEGEKLGLRILKFRTGVVLDKDAGALPMLALPVKLYVGSPIGSGKQWIPWVHWQDVIDMYLFGIENEGLKGVYNMVAPNPVTNAQMVQAVARRLRKPLWAPRVPAFLLKLLLGEMSSLVLGSTKVSAQKITDAGFSFKYPEVADALKEIYG
- a CDS encoding cryptochrome/photolyase family protein; protein product: MDNNTPVTIFWFRRDLRLNDNAGLYRALKSGNPVLPVFIFDREILDNLEDKNDARVTFIYNTIEELRSQLHQNGSSLLVVYDKAANAWDKIIKEYHVAAVYTNHDYEPYATKRDDVVKEKLKLHGIDFHTFKDQVIFEKDEVTKDDGKPYAVYTPYQRKWYATLKPFYLKSYPTEKYFGKLVKIHQLPLPSLNEMGFVKSEAHFPGQEYKEVIGDYAEKRDFPATKGTSHIGLHLRFGTVSIRELAKTAHGYHNKTWLNELIWREFYMMILHHFPHTMDHAFRPEYDRIKWVNDEDQFKAWCEGQTGYPIIDAGMRELNATGFMHNRVRMIVASFLTKDLLIDWRWGEHYFARKLLDYEMASNVGGWQWAAGSGTDAAPYFRIFNPESQTKKFDPELKYIKKWVPEYADFSKYPKPIIDHAFARDRCLKAFKAALAK